The following are encoded in a window of Pseudoalteromonas tetraodonis genomic DNA:
- a CDS encoding flavohemoglobin expression-modulating QEGLA motif protein, whose product MIDKALLLKTRELSDQLIALQTPIRILDAINWDKQIKEEFFRQKCQKNPLIDRAYYQQRDLGFVPSELRQAFSTLHRNIINQLGQLNPIAQYMGKMCTEYKTVLSMLEYRGTPEFHDLSVELFGHPKDLFHAGEPSLSELANMLEQPLKNLLAADILPEDPKNIDASDAVRILSEQVNASMPGINVEVMLSDGIVSDAAAGANNIKLNQDVKFSQRELDILEVHEGWIHVGTTQNGLAQPYLTCLSKGTPSSTVTQEGLAVLTEIITLKSTPRRLSKLVNRIQAVTKVIDGAEFIDIYRDYVAQGLSKDDSYTLAQRVFRGSTATGLPFTKDIAYIKGFVLVYNLIRVAIQLGRIDQLPLLLVGKISIDDFRLISQLHDLGVIENPQFVPPHFKDLRGLATWLSFGRFIGDLSFEQLENDYKPLFL is encoded by the coding sequence ATGATAGACAAAGCGTTACTTTTGAAAACTCGTGAATTATCCGACCAACTCATTGCATTGCAAACACCCATTAGAATACTCGATGCAATAAATTGGGATAAACAAATTAAAGAGGAATTTTTTAGACAAAAATGTCAAAAAAATCCACTTATTGATCGTGCTTATTATCAACAGCGCGATTTAGGATTTGTTCCTAGCGAGTTGCGCCAAGCATTTTCAACACTGCACCGCAATATTATTAACCAGTTGGGGCAATTAAACCCAATTGCACAATATATGGGTAAAATGTGTACCGAATATAAAACGGTTCTGAGCATGCTTGAATACCGCGGTACGCCAGAGTTTCATGACTTATCAGTGGAGCTATTTGGTCATCCTAAAGATTTGTTTCATGCCGGTGAGCCATCGCTATCAGAACTGGCTAATATGCTTGAACAGCCTTTAAAAAATTTACTTGCAGCGGATATTTTGCCTGAAGATCCTAAAAATATTGATGCCAGCGACGCGGTGCGGATTTTATCTGAACAGGTCAATGCCAGCATGCCGGGAATAAACGTAGAGGTAATGCTAAGTGATGGTATTGTCAGCGATGCGGCAGCAGGTGCTAATAATATTAAGCTCAATCAAGATGTTAAGTTTTCTCAGCGCGAATTAGATATTTTAGAAGTGCACGAGGGCTGGATCCATGTAGGCACTACTCAAAATGGCTTAGCGCAACCTTATTTAACTTGCTTGAGTAAAGGCACACCAAGCTCTACGGTGACCCAAGAGGGGCTTGCAGTACTGACGGAAATTATTACTCTTAAGTCAACACCGCGTCGTTTATCAAAATTAGTAAACCGTATTCAAGCGGTGACGAAAGTAATTGATGGCGCTGAGTTTATCGATATTTACCGAGATTACGTTGCTCAAGGTTTATCAAAAGACGACAGCTATACTCTTGCACAGCGCGTTTTTAGAGGCAGTACCGCAACCGGCTTACCCTTTACCAAAGATATTGCTTACATAAAAGGCTTTGTTTTAGTTTACAACTTAATTAGGGTGGCGATACAGCTTGGTCGAATTGATCAGTTGCCATTATTGCTGGTGGGTAAAATATCAATTGATGACTTTAGATTAATATCGCAATTGCATGACTTAGGTGTCATTGAAAATCCGCAATTTGTGCCGCCTCATTTTAAAGATTTAAGAGGCCTTGCTACGTGGCTCAGCTTTGGTCGATTTATTGGCGATTTGTCATTCGAACAATTAGAAAACGATTATAAGCCGTTGTTTTTATAA
- a CDS encoding DUF3081 domain-containing protein → MKNEIDNKQILAVYERIQQRGEVTEEGKFYQGITAYSDIDGYTVYLQGSGVLLRFGFHNTYHLDYEHDKHKDDFLKKLYNIANEE, encoded by the coding sequence ATGAAAAATGAAATCGACAATAAACAGATTCTAGCGGTTTACGAACGCATTCAACAACGCGGAGAAGTCACAGAAGAAGGTAAATTTTATCAAGGGATCACTGCATATTCTGATATAGATGGCTACACCGTCTATTTACAAGGCAGTGGTGTTTTACTTCGCTTTGGGTTTCATAATACTTATCACCTTGATTATGAACACGACAAACACAAAGACGACTTTTTGAAAAAACTTTACAACATAGCTAATGAAGAGTGA
- a CDS encoding BCCT family transporter encodes MTIWLNAGIIFTLLAIVTILIKWGNVRVVGVTPVRTFTFIAILFTSGLDVGLIMFPLTEFAGYADIKASPEYAFANPLSIEFGYWGFLIWGFYFLTCFYFCVIEPKVKFFEIPWVKFLNNVVIIGTCAFTAYLLLSNLPWYLPELGDGSNVIPAFYLIVLAAICFAVYSSTDIKYVRFLSIATTWLFIALIGFMWADAFLFGDSELSAFTKNIGLIGNYFANINEFVLPLNDYHEFYLFWWFAWSIMIGQFTSRFVGGLKTYQVLGAMLIFPSIPIAIWFSVLYHYHEAGIPTEGIKNFAMVFVGIVFVINSLDSLIRLYTDNLNLTVKRFGKFKYIAMNVVALSLLTLLFKLEFLQIQWVGALVIGLFFICLGFIAYSKLKTVSNIEGSPKANKIDYTKIETIS; translated from the coding sequence ATGACTATTTGGCTTAATGCAGGCATTATTTTCACCTTACTTGCCATTGTTACTATTTTAATAAAATGGGGCAATGTACGCGTAGTAGGCGTCACACCAGTGAGAACATTCACTTTTATAGCAATCCTGTTTACCTCGGGCCTAGACGTTGGCCTTATTATGTTTCCTTTAACCGAATTTGCCGGTTATGCAGACATAAAAGCAAGCCCAGAATATGCATTTGCCAATCCTCTCTCAATTGAGTTTGGTTATTGGGGATTTTTAATTTGGGGATTTTATTTTCTTACGTGCTTTTATTTCTGTGTAATAGAACCCAAAGTGAAGTTTTTTGAAATTCCATGGGTTAAGTTTTTAAACAATGTGGTCATTATTGGTACTTGTGCGTTTACCGCTTACTTATTACTGAGTAACTTGCCGTGGTATTTACCTGAACTCGGTGATGGCTCAAATGTTATTCCTGCGTTTTACTTAATCGTGCTTGCCGCTATTTGCTTTGCGGTGTATTCAAGTACCGATATTAAATATGTGCGCTTTTTAAGTATTGCAACTACTTGGTTGTTTATCGCCCTAATTGGCTTTATGTGGGCTGATGCCTTCTTATTTGGCGACAGTGAACTCTCTGCATTTACTAAAAACATCGGATTAATTGGTAATTACTTTGCCAACATCAATGAGTTTGTATTACCACTGAATGATTACCATGAGTTTTACTTATTTTGGTGGTTTGCGTGGAGCATTATGATTGGTCAATTTACATCGCGTTTTGTGGGCGGTTTAAAAACCTATCAAGTCCTTGGTGCTATGCTGATTTTCCCATCGATTCCAATCGCTATCTGGTTTAGTGTGTTATATCACTACCATGAAGCCGGTATTCCAACCGAGGGAATCAAAAACTTTGCTATGGTGTTTGTAGGTATCGTATTTGTTATTAACTCGCTCGATTCACTGATTCGTTTATACACAGATAATTTAAACCTAACCGTAAAACGCTTTGGTAAATTTAAATATATTGCCATGAACGTTGTCGCTTTGTCGCTACTAACATTGCTATTTAAGCTTGAGTTTTTGCAAATTCAATGGGTTGGTGCTTTAGTTATAGGGTTATTCTTTATTTGCCTTGGTTTTATTGCCTACAGCAAACTTAAAACGGTCAGCAATATCGAAGGATCGCCTAAAGCGAATAAAATTGATTACACAAAAATAGAAACTATCAGCTAG
- a CDS encoding carbohydrate binding family 9 domain-containing protein, producing the protein MQYFIPIKITTLLFFISFSLGLTLSPNALADKLNYQLAHINKNIDVDGVLNEPHWQQATHVAVNYQDEPNEKGTPPVKTDAYLYDDGHNLYVAFVAYDPDPSKIRAALRDRDTLWQDDTVGLVIDTFNDERTGYEFYVNPLGAQGDLRMTDTDEWVSDLSWDAIWDSAGTINEQGYVVEMRIPFKALRFAQNKDQSTWGFAVMRNYQRDVLYQLSSTGFDRDIKCSLCQFDKISGFNNLAPSKNLQLTPTLTALRNDQKTQVPGAWDNGDVDTEVGLDLRWGVTKDAVINATINPDFSQVETDSLELDVNTTYSIYYAEKRPFFLDGASYFKSNLFELLYTRTIAEPNIGAKLTGKTDSHSYALMFADDDNSNILLPSNQGSGFANLNDKTKAAVARYQYDIGQQGTIGVTSTHRESSDYHNTVLSVDGSYWFNQSDTLNYQIAHADTNNSQFLVDNYNLAESQSDRAYALKLTRDKRDYKLYATYDNIGEDYRTDLGYQEKVDYEKVGFGGGQTWYGDEHDMLTTWSYTADWDKTWAQNGELLEEEYEGYMTFQGQKQSVFELGLLNRYENYNGKFYNQNIGYFYTAFRPSKDLRLSLYAEYASRIDYTNEQLGDVLTTQSQAVWDINNHWQVDVRHNYSHLDDYQGRRVFTANLIDFRLYYKFSMRAMLKLILQFEDIDRNEDAYFYQVSEINKDYGSQLVYSYKINAQTLFYLGYSDKGYQDDSLKRIERDQRTFFTKVSYAWQL; encoded by the coding sequence ATGCAGTACTTTATACCTATAAAAATAACAACATTGCTGTTTTTTATCAGCTTCAGCCTCGGTTTAACTCTCAGCCCTAATGCACTTGCCGATAAGCTTAATTATCAACTCGCGCACATTAATAAAAATATTGATGTAGATGGCGTGCTTAACGAGCCACATTGGCAACAAGCAACACATGTTGCGGTAAACTACCAAGATGAGCCGAATGAAAAAGGCACACCGCCAGTAAAAACAGATGCATACCTTTATGACGATGGTCATAATTTATATGTGGCGTTTGTAGCTTACGACCCCGATCCGAGTAAAATTCGCGCGGCGCTTCGTGATAGAGATACCCTCTGGCAAGATGATACTGTCGGTTTGGTGATTGATACCTTTAACGATGAACGTACAGGCTATGAGTTTTATGTAAACCCACTGGGCGCTCAAGGTGACCTTCGCATGACGGATACCGATGAATGGGTGTCAGACTTATCGTGGGATGCCATTTGGGACAGTGCCGGTACCATAAACGAGCAAGGTTACGTAGTTGAAATGCGTATTCCGTTTAAAGCGCTGCGATTTGCGCAAAATAAAGATCAATCTACCTGGGGTTTTGCTGTAATGCGAAACTATCAGCGTGATGTGTTGTATCAATTATCAAGCACAGGCTTTGACCGTGATATTAAATGTAGTTTATGTCAGTTTGACAAAATAAGCGGATTTAATAATTTAGCACCAAGTAAAAACCTACAGCTAACGCCAACATTAACCGCACTGAGAAACGATCAAAAAACACAAGTACCGGGTGCGTGGGATAATGGCGATGTAGACACTGAGGTTGGGCTTGATCTTCGTTGGGGGGTTACCAAAGATGCAGTAATTAATGCCACCATAAATCCAGACTTTTCTCAGGTAGAAACCGATTCGTTAGAACTGGATGTAAACACCACTTACTCTATTTATTACGCTGAAAAGCGTCCGTTTTTCTTAGATGGCGCGTCTTATTTTAAAAGTAATTTATTTGAACTCCTTTATACACGTACCATAGCTGAGCCAAATATTGGCGCCAAGCTCACCGGTAAAACCGACAGTCACAGTTATGCGCTGATGTTTGCAGATGACGATAACAGTAATATTTTATTGCCAAGTAACCAAGGCTCGGGCTTTGCTAACTTAAATGATAAAACCAAAGCGGCGGTGGCACGTTATCAATATGATATTGGCCAACAAGGCACTATTGGTGTTACTTCAACGCATCGCGAAAGTAGCGACTACCATAATACGGTGCTATCGGTTGATGGCAGCTATTGGTTTAATCAGTCAGATACGCTTAATTACCAAATAGCCCATGCTGATACCAACAACTCGCAGTTTTTAGTTGATAACTACAATTTAGCAGAGTCTCAGTCTGATCGGGCTTATGCATTAAAGCTGACACGCGATAAGCGCGATTATAAGCTCTACGCGACCTATGACAATATTGGTGAGGATTACCGGACCGATTTAGGTTATCAAGAAAAGGTAGACTATGAAAAAGTAGGCTTTGGTGGCGGACAAACTTGGTATGGTGATGAACATGACATGCTAACAACCTGGTCATACACCGCCGATTGGGATAAAACCTGGGCGCAAAATGGCGAGTTACTTGAAGAAGAATACGAAGGTTACATGACCTTTCAAGGTCAAAAGCAGTCTGTATTTGAGCTGGGTTTGTTAAATCGCTATGAAAATTATAACGGCAAGTTTTATAACCAAAATATTGGTTATTTTTATACGGCTTTTAGACCGTCAAAAGATCTGAGATTATCGTTATATGCCGAATATGCAAGCCGTATAGATTACACTAATGAGCAGCTAGGCGATGTTTTAACCACACAATCGCAGGCTGTTTGGGATATTAATAACCATTGGCAGGTCGATGTTAGGCATAATTATAGCCATTTAGATGATTACCAAGGGCGACGTGTTTTTACCGCAAACCTTATTGATTTTAGGCTTTATTATAAGTTTAGTATGCGCGCTATGCTTAAACTGATTTTACAGTTTGAAGATATAGACAGAAATGAAGATGCTTATTTTTATCAGGTTAGCGAAATCAACAAAGATTACGGTAGTCAGCTGGTGTACTCATACAAAATTAACGCACAAACCTTATTTTACTTAGGGTATTCAGATAAAGGTTATCAGGATGACTCGTTAAAAAGGATTGAGCGAGACCAACGTACTTTCTTTACTAAAGTCAGTTATGCGTGGCAATTATAA
- a CDS encoding DUF1338 domain-containing protein yields MHTDVNTLFDNLWQNYLSVTPSADKIHDLLGSTQKDDIINDHIALRTFNIEKVGLEKLAAHFLAIGYKECGEYHFEAKKLYAKHYEHSDPTQPKVFISELLVEKCSPELQAIVTDMVAQIDESAVTADNFLYSGTHWQVSTDTYKKLLAESEYAAWMSAWGYRANHFTVNINTLAKFDNIHDVNQALKDAGFSLNTSGGEVKGSPEVLLEQSSTLADEYAVTFSDGDMRIPSCFYEFAIRYPKPDGEIYTGFVAASADKIFESTNAR; encoded by the coding sequence ATGCATACTGATGTAAACACATTATTTGATAACCTGTGGCAAAACTACCTAAGCGTAACGCCATCGGCTGACAAAATTCATGACCTATTAGGCTCAACGCAAAAAGACGACATAATCAACGATCATATTGCGCTGCGTACTTTTAATATTGAAAAAGTAGGCCTTGAAAAACTAGCTGCACACTTTTTAGCCATTGGCTACAAAGAATGTGGTGAGTACCATTTTGAAGCAAAAAAACTCTACGCTAAGCACTACGAGCACAGCGATCCAACGCAACCTAAAGTGTTTATTTCTGAGTTATTAGTTGAAAAATGTTCACCTGAGCTTCAAGCAATTGTTACTGATATGGTTGCACAAATTGACGAAAGTGCGGTGACTGCCGATAACTTTTTATATTCAGGTACACATTGGCAAGTAAGCACTGATACTTACAAAAAGCTATTAGCAGAGAGCGAATATGCGGCGTGGATGTCTGCGTGGGGTTACCGTGCAAATCACTTTACTGTGAACATTAATACCTTAGCTAAGTTTGATAACATCCATGATGTAAACCAAGCTCTTAAAGATGCAGGTTTTTCACTTAATACCTCAGGAGGCGAAGTAAAAGGCTCACCAGAGGTGCTATTAGAGCAATCATCAACATTAGCTGATGAGTACGCCGTAACCTTTAGCGATGGCGATATGCGCATTCCTAGCTGTTTTTACGAGTTTGCTATTCGTTATCCAAAACCTGATGGTGAAATTTACACCGGTTTTGTCGCAGCCTCTGCAGACAAAATATTTGAAAGCACCAACGCACGATAA
- the betB gene encoding betaine-aldehyde dehydrogenase: protein MTTPIYQNFINGQFLANKSGETFDVVNPATGQVIYAVEVADEYVQNAAIESAKQGFKVWSAMTPIERSRILLNAVAILRKRNDELALVEVLDTGKPMQEANCVDVETGADVIEYFAGLAPAQVGQQQMVGDDFYYTRKEPLGICAGIGAWNYPLQIACWKSGPALAAGNAFIFKPSEETPLGAIKLAEVFIEAGVPAGVFNVVQGAGEVGQWLTAHQDIEKVSFTGEVGTGKKVVASAAGTLKDVTMELGGKSPLLVFDDANIEQAVSAAMLGNFYTQGEICTNCTRIYVHKNVYQQFIDELKTRTENNIIAGDPQDLNTNFGALISKKHQDLVLSYINKGLEEGATLLTGGSTLSPASAPNGYFVAPTVFVDCNDEMTIVKEEIFGPVMSVLVFDDEDDVIARANGTHLGLAAGVFTSDIKRAHRVIHQLQAGICWINAYGNSPAEMPVGGYKQSGIGRENGIQTLDHYTQTKSVYVGMADIESPF from the coding sequence GTGACTACACCTATCTATCAAAACTTTATCAACGGTCAATTCCTTGCAAACAAAAGCGGCGAAACATTTGATGTAGTAAATCCTGCAACCGGCCAAGTAATTTATGCCGTTGAAGTTGCCGATGAATACGTTCAAAACGCAGCAATTGAAAGTGCAAAACAAGGCTTTAAAGTTTGGTCAGCCATGACCCCTATTGAGCGCAGCCGTATTTTATTAAACGCCGTTGCTATTTTACGCAAGCGTAATGATGAGCTTGCACTAGTTGAAGTGCTCGATACCGGTAAACCAATGCAAGAAGCTAACTGCGTAGATGTTGAAACAGGCGCAGATGTAATTGAATATTTTGCAGGCCTTGCCCCTGCGCAAGTTGGTCAACAACAAATGGTTGGCGATGATTTTTACTACACACGCAAAGAGCCTTTAGGTATTTGTGCTGGTATTGGTGCATGGAACTACCCATTACAAATTGCATGTTGGAAGTCTGGCCCTGCCCTTGCTGCGGGTAATGCATTTATTTTTAAACCTTCAGAAGAAACCCCGCTTGGCGCAATTAAATTAGCCGAGGTGTTTATTGAAGCAGGTGTACCCGCTGGCGTATTCAATGTAGTTCAAGGCGCGGGTGAAGTAGGCCAATGGCTTACTGCACATCAAGATATTGAAAAAGTATCGTTTACTGGTGAAGTAGGTACCGGTAAGAAAGTCGTCGCCAGTGCAGCAGGTACATTAAAAGATGTGACTATGGAACTAGGTGGTAAATCGCCGTTACTTGTCTTTGACGATGCCAATATAGAGCAAGCAGTAAGCGCGGCAATGTTAGGGAACTTTTATACCCAAGGTGAAATTTGTACTAATTGCACTCGTATCTATGTTCACAAAAATGTGTACCAGCAGTTTATTGATGAGCTTAAAACTCGCACCGAAAACAATATTATTGCCGGTGATCCACAAGATTTAAACACTAACTTTGGCGCGCTTATTTCTAAAAAGCATCAAGATTTAGTGCTGAGCTACATCAACAAAGGCCTTGAAGAAGGGGCAACGCTATTAACCGGTGGCTCAACGCTTTCACCAGCATCTGCGCCAAATGGTTATTTTGTAGCGCCAACCGTATTTGTTGATTGCAACGATGAAATGACGATTGTTAAAGAAGAAATTTTTGGCCCAGTAATGAGCGTTTTAGTATTTGATGACGAAGATGATGTAATTGCACGTGCTAACGGCACTCACTTAGGTTTAGCTGCTGGCGTATTCACAAGCGATATTAAACGTGCTCATCGCGTTATTCATCAGCTACAAGCGGGGATTTGTTGGATCAATGCTTACGGTAACTCGCCGGCAGAAATGCCTGTAGGTGGCTATAAGCAATCAGGTATCGGCCGCGAAAACGGCATACAAACGCTTGATCATTACACGCAAACTAAGTCTGTTTATGTTGGTATGGCTGACATAGAAAGCCCATTTTAA
- a CDS encoding TorF family putative porin — translation MNNKLKQLFIALPFTVLSTTAAANWSTTITAASDYTFNGVSQTDNDPALQASLDYAYDNGVYAGVWASNVDFGDDTDFELDAYVGRYIQLNEQVNLDYGIAYYTYQGNNSDGNYAEAYTKFGYASDYGQTELNFWYSWDYFGYDTGHVISMIAHTYELAPNHAIRASFDISNSLDGNKFQWDEAKGDKSYYHYRLAYQTSYEGFGIEVAAENTSLDYDYADERIVLAISRTFDL, via the coding sequence ATGAACAATAAATTAAAACAACTTTTTATCGCTTTACCTTTCACCGTTTTATCAACAACGGCAGCGGCTAACTGGTCAACAACGATTACGGCTGCATCTGATTACACCTTTAATGGTGTATCACAAACAGATAACGATCCGGCACTGCAAGCAAGCCTTGACTACGCGTATGATAACGGTGTTTATGCCGGTGTATGGGCATCAAACGTTGATTTTGGTGATGACACCGACTTTGAACTAGATGCTTACGTAGGCCGATACATTCAGTTAAACGAACAAGTAAACCTGGATTACGGTATTGCTTATTACACTTACCAAGGTAATAACAGCGATGGTAACTACGCAGAAGCGTATACTAAATTTGGTTACGCCAGTGACTACGGCCAAACAGAGCTTAACTTTTGGTACAGCTGGGATTACTTTGGCTACGATACTGGCCATGTGATTTCTATGATTGCGCACACTTACGAGCTTGCGCCAAATCATGCGATTCGTGCCAGCTTTGATATTTCAAACTCACTCGATGGCAATAAGTTCCAATGGGATGAAGCTAAGGGCGACAAATCGTATTATCACTACCGCTTAGCATACCAAACGAGCTATGAAGGGTTTGGCATTGAAGTGGCTGCTGAGAATACCAGCCTAGATTACGATTACGCAGATGAGCGAATTGTACTTGCTATCTCACGTACATTTGATTTGTAA
- the betA gene encoding choline dehydrogenase — protein MNHSFDYIIVGAGSAGCVLANRLSEDSSNKVLLLETGGSDKSIFIKMPTALSIPMNTDKYAWQFHTQPEKYLDNREMHCPRGKVLGGSSSINGMVYVRGHAKDFDEWQQHGANGWDYQACLPYFKKAESFYLGENSHRGGKGPLGVNNGNNMENPLYSAFIDAGAQAGYATTADYNSAQQEGFGPMHMTVKNGVRSSASREYLDPIKHRSNLTIVTGALAQRVILDGKKATGVEYKLNGTVKTAKASKEVILSAGSIGSPHLLQLSGIGDTQILEKAGVEVKHHLPGVGQNLQDHLEFYFQYKCKQPITLNGKLGLFSKGLIGAKWLLTRKGLGSTNHFESCAFIRSKPGVEWPDIQYHFLPAAMRYDGRSAFAGHGFQVHVGHNKPKSRGSVTIASADPTQPPKIVFNYLEHQDDIEGFRACVRLTREIIEQAAFDDFRGEEIQPGQQVQTDEQIDAFVRQAVESAYHPSCSCKMGEDDMAVVNSNTQVHGMQSLRVVDSSIFPTIPNGNLNAPTIMVAEKAADIILGNKPLAHTGVDVVNATDWQTSQRNKTL, from the coding sequence ATGAACCACTCTTTTGATTATATTATTGTAGGCGCGGGCTCAGCAGGTTGTGTGTTAGCAAATCGCTTGTCTGAAGATTCAAGTAACAAGGTATTGTTACTTGAAACCGGCGGCAGCGATAAAAGCATCTTTATTAAAATGCCCACTGCTCTGTCGATACCAATGAATACCGATAAGTATGCGTGGCAATTTCATACGCAGCCAGAAAAGTACTTAGATAACCGTGAAATGCACTGCCCACGCGGTAAAGTGCTTGGCGGCTCATCATCTATTAATGGCATGGTGTATGTACGTGGTCATGCGAAAGATTTTGATGAATGGCAGCAACATGGCGCTAATGGCTGGGATTATCAAGCCTGTTTACCGTATTTTAAAAAAGCAGAAAGTTTTTACCTAGGTGAAAACAGCCATCGTGGTGGAAAAGGCCCCCTTGGCGTTAATAACGGTAATAACATGGAAAACCCTTTGTATAGCGCCTTTATTGATGCTGGTGCTCAAGCGGGTTATGCCACTACAGCTGATTATAATAGTGCTCAACAAGAAGGCTTTGGCCCTATGCACATGACCGTTAAAAACGGTGTGCGCAGCTCAGCCTCTCGTGAATATTTAGATCCGATTAAACATCGCAGTAACCTAACAATTGTAACCGGTGCACTTGCGCAGCGCGTTATTTTAGACGGTAAAAAAGCAACCGGTGTTGAATACAAGCTCAATGGTACAGTTAAAACAGCCAAAGCAAGTAAAGAGGTTATTTTAAGTGCGGGCTCTATCGGTTCTCCTCACCTGTTACAACTGTCCGGTATTGGTGATACACAAATACTTGAAAAAGCAGGTGTTGAAGTAAAACATCACCTACCAGGTGTTGGTCAAAACTTGCAAGACCATTTAGAGTTTTACTTTCAATATAAGTGTAAACAACCCATTACCTTAAACGGTAAATTAGGCTTGTTTTCTAAAGGTTTAATTGGTGCAAAATGGCTGCTTACCCGTAAAGGTTTAGGCTCAACTAATCACTTTGAATCGTGTGCCTTTATTCGCTCAAAACCGGGGGTAGAGTGGCCTGATATTCAGTATCACTTTTTACCGGCAGCGATGCGTTATGATGGACGCAGTGCTTTTGCAGGGCATGGTTTTCAAGTGCATGTAGGTCATAACAAACCTAAAAGTCGTGGCAGTGTCACTATTGCCTCAGCAGATCCGACGCAGCCGCCAAAGATTGTGTTTAATTATCTTGAGCATCAAGACGACATTGAAGGCTTTAGGGCGTGCGTACGTTTAACGCGTGAAATTATTGAACAAGCTGCCTTTGACGACTTCCGTGGTGAAGAAATTCAACCAGGGCAACAAGTTCAAACGGATGAGCAAATTGATGCCTTTGTGCGCCAAGCAGTGGAAAGTGCTTACCACCCTTCTTGCTCTTGTAAAATGGGTGAAGACGACATGGCTGTAGTTAACTCAAATACCCAAGTGCATGGCATGCAAAGCTTGCGTGTAGTTGACTCGTCGATTTTTCCAACCATACCTAATGGTAATTTAAATGCGCCTACCATCATGGTGGCCGAAAAAGCCGCTGATATTATTTTAGGTAATAAGCCTTTAGCTCATACAGGAGTTGATGTTGTGAATGCCACTGATTGGCAAACTTCACAACGAAATAAAACCCTTTAA
- the betI gene encoding transcriptional regulator BetI, which produces MEPVRRQQLIDATIESVAQKGLQATTINSISKNAGMSSGIISHYFGGKQGLIEATVRYLLSNLKYDLISKVDEKTTPTQRLMFIVESNFALVQQRKDTTRTWLSFWAQSMHDKELHRLQNVNSKRLQSNLTVSFKQLMPLAQANLAAELTAAMIDGLWLRAVLSQSDENQFKHSESLAKNYVHSLIKQYGA; this is translated from the coding sequence ATGGAACCTGTAAGGCGTCAGCAGCTAATTGACGCAACAATAGAGTCAGTTGCTCAAAAAGGGTTACAAGCAACCACAATTAATAGTATTAGCAAAAATGCGGGGATGTCCTCTGGCATAATTAGCCATTACTTTGGTGGGAAACAGGGGCTAATTGAAGCAACTGTGCGTTACTTACTGTCTAACTTGAAATATGACTTGATCAGCAAAGTAGATGAAAAGACCACGCCAACTCAAAGGTTAATGTTTATTGTTGAATCAAACTTTGCGCTAGTACAACAACGAAAAGACACCACTCGGACGTGGTTAAGTTTTTGGGCGCAATCAATGCACGACAAGGAACTTCATCGTTTACAAAATGTAAACAGCAAACGCTTGCAAAGCAATTTAACCGTTTCATTTAAGCAATTAATGCCTTTAGCGCAAGCAAACCTCGCGGCAGAGTTAACCGCAGCAATGATCGATGGTTTATGGCTACGAGCCGTATTAAGCCAATCAGACGAAAATCAGTTTAAACACAGTGAATCACTGGCTAAAAACTACGTGCATTCACTTATCAAGCAATATGGAGCCTAA